One genomic region from Jiangella sp. DSM 45060 encodes:
- a CDS encoding PspA/IM30 family protein, protein MAEKQSILGRISQLAKANINSLLDRAEDPEVMLDQMVRDYTDNIAEAEQAVAQTIGNLRLAEQDHAEDVRAAAEWGNKALAASQRADQLRASGDTADADKFDNLAKVAIGKQMGFESEAKTAEPMIASQREVAEKLKAGLVGMKDKLSDLKNKRDELVARAKSAQAQAQVQDAVRSIDIFDPTSEVSRFEEKVRRQEAQVAGAAEVAASSIDQQFEELEDSATSVEVEARLADLKRGAPAIGS, encoded by the coding sequence ATGGCTGAGAAGCAATCCATTCTCGGGCGCATCTCCCAGCTGGCGAAGGCCAACATCAACTCGCTGCTGGACCGCGCCGAGGACCCCGAGGTCATGCTCGACCAGATGGTCCGCGACTACACCGACAACATCGCCGAGGCCGAGCAGGCCGTCGCGCAGACCATCGGCAACCTGCGGCTGGCGGAGCAGGACCACGCCGAGGACGTCCGCGCCGCCGCCGAGTGGGGCAACAAGGCGCTGGCCGCGTCGCAGCGCGCCGACCAGCTGCGCGCGAGTGGCGACACCGCCGACGCGGACAAGTTCGACAACCTCGCCAAGGTCGCCATCGGCAAGCAGATGGGGTTCGAGTCCGAGGCGAAGACGGCCGAGCCGATGATCGCGTCGCAGCGCGAGGTGGCCGAGAAGCTCAAGGCCGGCCTGGTGGGCATGAAGGACAAGCTCAGCGACCTGAAGAACAAGCGCGACGAGCTGGTCGCGCGGGCCAAGAGCGCCCAGGCGCAGGCCCAGGTGCAGGACGCGGTGCGCTCCATCGACATCTTCGACCCCACCAGCGAGGTCTCCCGGTTCGAGGAGAAGGTGCGGCGGCAGGAGGCGCAGGTCGCCGGCGCCGCCGAGGTCGCCGCGTCGTCCATCGACCAGCAGTTCGAGGAGCTCGAGGACAGCGCGACGTCGGTGGAGGTCGAGGCCCGGCTGGCCGACCTCAAGCGCGGTGCGCCCGCCATCGGCAGCTGA
- a CDS encoding pyridoxamine 5'-phosphate oxidase family protein translates to MTTAYADLRPDVDRILAGIVYATMTTVDQRHRPRSRVLIPVWEVAGGAPLGWLATFPTPVKVAHLAANPHATFSYWSAAQDTVAFDTTAAWVDDPETKRRVWRLYEQGSPRGVGYPPGRFWAAAEHESFGVLRLEPYRVQVLLGRDLAAGRPSRIWTAPARA, encoded by the coding sequence GTGACCACCGCGTACGCCGACCTCCGCCCCGACGTCGACCGGATCCTCGCCGGCATCGTCTACGCCACCATGACCACGGTCGACCAGCGGCACCGGCCGCGCTCGCGGGTCCTCATCCCCGTCTGGGAGGTGGCCGGCGGCGCGCCGCTGGGCTGGCTGGCCACTTTCCCGACGCCGGTGAAGGTGGCGCACCTGGCCGCGAACCCGCACGCGACGTTCTCGTACTGGAGCGCCGCCCAGGACACCGTCGCCTTCGACACCACCGCCGCCTGGGTGGACGACCCGGAGACGAAGCGGCGGGTGTGGCGGCTCTACGAACAGGGCAGCCCCCGCGGCGTCGGCTACCCGCCGGGCCGGTTCTGGGCGGCAGCGGAGCACGAGTCGTTCGGCGTGCTGCGCCTGGAGCCGTATCGCGTGCAGGTGCTGCTCGGCCGCGACCTCGCCGCCGGTCGGCCGTCGCGCATCTGGACGGCGCCGGCCCGCGCTTGA
- a CDS encoding LysR family transcriptional regulator gives MSAVLDIVPLRSLVAVAECGGFHRAAAALHITQSAVSQHLRKLEKVLDRPLVVRDGRRGRFTPAGEALLAEARRILTAHDEALRRLGVESSDGVLVVGSSEHAADQLLPEIATALRAAFPRRQVRFRLDRSGRLAQAVDNGSVDVAVVLSADRGTFAGRLPLRWYAAPGFRLPPPGEPLPLVVFDEPCALRRRAVEALGAAGREPAIACEAAYLAGILAAARAGLGVAVLAGVGGRPEGLAPLAGLPPIQPAALRVRVRAGAPSSLASVAAAAVEQVVAGS, from the coding sequence ATGAGCGCGGTCCTCGACATCGTGCCGCTGCGCAGCCTCGTCGCCGTCGCCGAGTGCGGCGGATTCCACCGCGCCGCCGCCGCGCTGCACATCACCCAGAGCGCCGTCAGCCAGCACCTACGCAAGCTGGAGAAGGTGCTCGACCGGCCACTCGTCGTCCGCGACGGGCGGCGCGGCCGGTTCACGCCCGCGGGCGAGGCGCTGCTGGCCGAGGCCCGGCGCATCCTCACCGCGCACGACGAGGCCCTGCGCCGGCTCGGCGTCGAGTCCTCCGACGGCGTCCTCGTCGTCGGCTCCTCCGAGCACGCCGCCGACCAGCTGCTGCCCGAGATCGCGACGGCGCTGCGGGCGGCGTTCCCGCGGCGGCAGGTCCGGTTCCGGCTGGACCGCAGCGGCCGGCTCGCCCAAGCCGTCGACAACGGCAGCGTCGACGTGGCGGTCGTGCTCAGCGCCGACCGCGGCACGTTCGCCGGACGGCTGCCGCTGCGCTGGTACGCCGCGCCCGGCTTCCGGCTGCCGCCGCCCGGCGAACCGCTGCCCCTGGTCGTGTTCGACGAGCCCTGCGCCCTGCGGCGGCGGGCGGTCGAGGCGCTCGGCGCGGCCGGGCGGGAGCCGGCGATCGCCTGCGAGGCGGCGTACCTCGCGGGCATCCTGGCGGCCGCCCGGGCCGGCCTCGGGGTGGCGGTGCTGGCGGGGGTGGGTGGGCGGCCGGAGGGACTGGCGCCGCTGGCCGGGCTGCCGCCGATCCAGCCGGCCGCGCTGCGGGTCCGCGTCCGCGCCGGCGCGCCGTCGTCGCTCGCCTCCGTCGCCGCCGCTGCGGTCGAGCAGGTGGTGGCGGGTTCGTGA
- a CDS encoding ABC transporter substrate-binding protein produces MRTRTLTTVLAALLLLAGCAGDTSPTSQGATGQNAAGGSLTWGWHLPSTWDPVTSTVGQDVHVLSLAYAALTKQDVDGNAVPALAESWTYNEAGDEVTFTLREGLTFTDGTPLDAEAVKASLLRGRDAPDSTIGAQLGVVTDIRVDSPTEVTLLLNQPDYQIPLLLSGKTGMIVSPTAVENDVDGLATRPVGAGPFTLDEYVPASHATLHKNEDYWDADAILVDDFELRVPPDPTVAVAGIQSGQFDVAVIPPAQLEAARAAGLEVDVIDVFTVRVLDVNNTVEPFDDPRVTQAISHAINRQELVDVAFFGEGDPNWQPFPRDYLAWNEELDQLYPFDQDRARELLAEAGYADGVAVTLTTSAENDPLAELLQQQLQAVGIDVTLEVATPGANNYVTRQYPFVVDSFSGRESPLQSLEVLFGPEGLMNLGRNAPPEIQAAIDVARSTPLDDPGYEQAVQDAVAAAVTTMPNTFLFTWPRIFARDPSVHGLEHYIGTQRFEGVTVGR; encoded by the coding sequence ATGAGAACCCGCACGCTGACCACCGTCCTCGCCGCCCTGCTCCTGCTGGCCGGCTGCGCGGGCGACACCTCGCCCACCAGCCAGGGCGCGACCGGCCAGAACGCCGCCGGCGGCAGCCTCACCTGGGGCTGGCACCTCCCGTCGACCTGGGACCCGGTGACGTCCACCGTCGGCCAGGACGTGCACGTGCTGTCGCTCGCCTACGCGGCGCTGACCAAGCAGGACGTCGACGGCAACGCGGTGCCCGCGCTGGCGGAGAGCTGGACGTACAACGAGGCCGGCGACGAGGTCACCTTCACCCTGCGCGAAGGGCTGACGTTCACCGACGGCACCCCGCTCGACGCGGAGGCGGTCAAGGCGAGCCTGCTGCGCGGCCGCGACGCCCCGGACTCGACGATCGGCGCCCAGCTCGGCGTCGTCACCGACATCAGGGTCGACAGCCCCACCGAGGTGACGCTGCTGCTCAACCAGCCCGACTACCAGATCCCGCTGCTGCTCTCGGGCAAGACCGGGATGATCGTCAGCCCGACCGCGGTCGAGAACGACGTCGACGGCCTCGCCACGCGGCCCGTCGGCGCCGGGCCGTTCACGCTGGACGAGTACGTCCCGGCCTCGCACGCCACGCTGCACAAGAACGAGGACTACTGGGACGCCGACGCCATCCTGGTCGACGACTTCGAGCTGCGGGTGCCGCCGGATCCGACCGTCGCCGTCGCGGGCATCCAGTCCGGCCAGTTCGACGTCGCCGTCATCCCGCCGGCGCAGCTCGAGGCGGCCCGGGCGGCCGGGCTCGAGGTCGACGTCATCGACGTGTTCACCGTGCGGGTGCTGGACGTCAACAACACCGTCGAGCCGTTCGACGACCCGCGCGTCACGCAGGCGATCAGCCACGCGATCAACCGCCAGGAGCTGGTCGACGTCGCGTTCTTCGGCGAGGGCGACCCGAACTGGCAGCCGTTCCCGCGCGACTACCTTGCCTGGAACGAGGAGCTGGACCAGCTGTACCCGTTCGACCAGGACCGCGCCCGCGAGCTGCTGGCCGAGGCCGGCTACGCCGACGGTGTCGCCGTCACGCTCACCACCAGCGCCGAGAACGACCCGCTGGCCGAGCTGCTGCAGCAGCAGCTCCAGGCGGTCGGCATCGACGTGACGCTGGAGGTCGCGACGCCCGGCGCGAACAACTACGTGACCCGGCAGTACCCGTTCGTCGTGGACAGCTTCTCCGGCCGCGAGTCGCCGCTGCAGTCGCTGGAGGTGCTGTTCGGGCCGGAGGGGCTGATGAACCTGGGCCGCAACGCGCCGCCGGAGATCCAGGCCGCCATCGACGTCGCCCGCTCCACCCCGCTGGACGACCCCGGCTACGAGCAGGCCGTCCAGGACGCCGTCGCCGCCGCCGTCACCACCATGCCGAACACGTTCCTGTTCACCTGGCCGCGGATCTTCGCCCGCGACCCGTCCGTGCACGGCCTCGAGCACTACATCGGCACCCAGCGGTTCGAGGGCGTCACGGTGGGGCGGTGA
- a CDS encoding ABC transporter permease, which produces MRALHTVGRAALIAVPVLLISTFITFGLGALSDQNPAAAAMGETATQADIDRLNHEFGLDRPFLERYVTWIGDALTGDLGRSWFTHIPVAESIGQRLPVSLSIAALALLLAVVLGAAAGIGAALTAGSWFDRAVTAVCAALSTIPAFVAGIGLIVVFAVLLPVLPAGGYVPPSQGVGPWLTYLLLPAVALSLDSAADLARQLRTGLVTTLRENYVTGAVVRGLGPRRVVFGHALRNGAGPAVAVLGLHVPRLIGGAVITETVFAMPGLGQLATTGALQGDVPVVQGTLLVAIALVLVSSVLVNVALARLRPASGRTA; this is translated from the coding sequence GTGCGCGCACTCCACACGGTGGGCAGGGCGGCGCTGATCGCGGTCCCCGTCCTGCTGATCTCGACCTTCATCACGTTCGGTCTGGGCGCGCTGAGCGACCAGAACCCGGCCGCGGCCGCCATGGGCGAGACGGCGACGCAGGCCGACATCGACCGCCTCAACCACGAGTTCGGGCTGGACCGGCCGTTCCTGGAGCGGTACGTGACGTGGATCGGCGACGCGCTCACCGGAGACCTCGGCCGGTCCTGGTTCACCCACATCCCGGTGGCCGAGAGCATCGGGCAGCGGCTGCCGGTCAGCCTGTCGATCGCGGCGCTGGCGCTGCTGCTGGCAGTCGTGCTGGGCGCGGCGGCCGGCATCGGGGCGGCGCTGACGGCAGGCAGCTGGTTCGACCGGGCGGTGACGGCGGTCTGCGCGGCGCTGTCGACGATCCCGGCGTTCGTGGCCGGCATCGGGCTCATCGTCGTGTTCGCGGTGCTGCTGCCGGTCCTCCCCGCCGGCGGGTACGTGCCGCCGTCGCAGGGCGTGGGGCCGTGGCTGACGTACCTGCTGCTGCCCGCGGTCGCGCTCAGCCTGGACAGCGCCGCCGACCTCGCCCGCCAGCTGCGCACCGGCCTGGTCACGACGCTGCGGGAGAACTACGTCACCGGCGCGGTCGTCCGCGGCCTCGGCCCGCGCCGGGTGGTGTTCGGGCACGCGCTGCGCAACGGCGCCGGCCCGGCGGTCGCGGTGCTCGGGCTGCACGTGCCGCGGCTGATCGGCGGCGCCGTCATCACCGAGACGGTGTTCGCGATGCCGGGTCTCGGGCAGCTGGCGACGACCGGCGCGTTGCAGGGCGACGTGCCGGTCGTGCAGGGGACGCTGCTGGTGGCGATCGCGCTGGTGCTGGTCTCCAGCGTGCTGGTCAACGTGGCGCTGGCGCGGCTGCGGCCGGCATCGGGGCGGACGGCATGA
- a CDS encoding ABC transporter permease: protein MSALRLAVRQRAAKIALAVLGVVVLLMVAGSWLAPYDPLHQDTSAILAGPSAEHWLGTDYVGRDVLSRLLAGSRLSVIAAAEAVGLGLLLGVLPGLASVYLGRVFEWLSLRVMDGLMALPFIIFAIAVAALLGNGLHQAMFAVGVLMAPSFYRVTRAAAIGLRQAQYVEAATLFGATRWRIVRTHVWQKVLPTVVVTTATAMAGALLVVSSLTFLGIGVQPPAPTWGGMLASDLGYLSQRPFGPVAPALLIIVTVAALNALADAITVDPATTQEAPDALRR, encoded by the coding sequence ATGAGTGCGCTGCGACTGGCCGTCCGGCAGCGTGCGGCGAAGATCGCGCTGGCGGTGCTCGGCGTCGTCGTGCTGCTGATGGTCGCGGGGTCGTGGCTGGCGCCGTACGACCCGCTGCACCAGGACACGTCGGCGATCCTGGCCGGCCCGAGCGCGGAGCACTGGCTGGGCACCGACTACGTGGGCCGCGACGTGCTCAGCCGGCTGCTGGCCGGGTCGCGGCTGTCGGTGATCGCCGCCGCGGAGGCGGTCGGGCTGGGGCTGCTGCTCGGTGTGCTGCCCGGGCTGGCGTCGGTGTACCTCGGGCGGGTCTTCGAGTGGCTGTCGCTGCGGGTGATGGACGGGCTGATGGCGCTGCCGTTCATCATCTTCGCGATCGCCGTGGCGGCGCTGCTCGGCAACGGACTGCACCAGGCCATGTTCGCCGTCGGAGTGCTGATGGCGCCGTCGTTCTACCGGGTCACCCGCGCCGCGGCGATCGGGCTGCGCCAGGCGCAGTACGTCGAGGCGGCGACGCTGTTCGGCGCGACCCGCTGGCGGATCGTCCGCACCCACGTCTGGCAGAAGGTGCTGCCGACGGTCGTGGTGACGACGGCGACGGCGATGGCCGGCGCGCTGCTGGTGGTGTCGTCGCTGACGTTCCTCGGCATCGGCGTGCAGCCGCCGGCGCCGACGTGGGGCGGGATGCTGGCCAGCGACCTCGGCTACCTCAGCCAGCGCCCGTTCGGCCCGGTCGCGCCGGCGCTGCTGATCATCGTCACCGTCGCCGCGCTCAACGCGCTGGCCGACGCCATCACCGTCGACCCCGCCACCACCCAGGAGGCCCCGGATGCTCTTCGTCGATGA
- a CDS encoding ABC transporter ATP-binding protein — MLFVDDLHLSTTGGTELVHGVSFALAPGEAIGLVGESGSGKTLTCRAILGVPPPGVTVSGGTIRLAGDDVAHYTRRQWDRARGPRIAAVFQDPASYLNPSLTVGRQLGEVLRVKNGLHRRVAKARAVELLASMGLHRPEHVHDQYPYELSGGMLQRVLIAIAVSGDPDLLIADEATTALDVTVQAEVLNLIAALRAERRLSLLLVSHDLAVVAQLCDRVVVLRDGRVVESGPTRQVLDDPADPYTRALVADHREYGLHRLVAR, encoded by the coding sequence ATGCTCTTCGTCGATGACCTGCACCTGAGCACCACCGGCGGCACCGAGCTGGTGCACGGCGTGAGCTTCGCCCTCGCGCCTGGCGAGGCGATCGGCCTGGTCGGGGAGTCCGGCAGCGGCAAGACGCTGACCTGCCGGGCGATCCTGGGTGTCCCGCCGCCGGGCGTCACCGTCAGCGGCGGCACGATCCGGCTGGCCGGCGACGACGTCGCCCACTACACGCGGCGGCAGTGGGACCGCGCTCGCGGGCCGCGGATCGCCGCCGTCTTCCAGGACCCGGCGTCGTACCTGAACCCGTCGCTGACGGTGGGCCGCCAGCTCGGCGAGGTGCTGCGGGTGAAGAACGGCCTGCACCGCCGGGTCGCCAAGGCGCGGGCCGTCGAGCTGCTGGCGTCGATGGGGCTGCACCGGCCCGAGCACGTGCACGACCAGTACCCGTACGAGTTGTCCGGCGGCATGCTGCAGCGCGTCCTCATCGCGATCGCCGTCTCCGGCGACCCGGACCTGCTGATCGCCGACGAGGCGACGACGGCGCTGGACGTCACCGTCCAGGCCGAGGTGCTGAACCTGATCGCGGCGCTGCGGGCCGAACGCCGGCTGTCGCTGCTGCTGGTGTCGCACGACCTCGCCGTCGTGGCGCAGCTGTGCGACCGCGTCGTCGTGCTGCGGGACGGGCGGGTGGTGGAGTCCGGGCCGACCCGCCAGGTGCTCGACGACCCCGCCGACCCGTACACCCGCGCGCTGGTCGCCGACCACCGCGAGTACGGCCTGCACCGGCTGGTGGCCCGATGA
- a CDS encoding ABC transporter ATP-binding protein: MTALEVDGVEVRLGRRATTPILHGVDLTARSGEIVGLIGETGSGKTTLARAVAGLASLHAGAVRVDGTPVSGLRGAELRRFRRSGSVQYVFQDPLRSLDPDVTVLDSVAEGLAIRGDGQGADRRARAVTALEQVGLDPALGDRLPGRLSGGQRQRVTIARALAVGPRVLLLDEPVSALDAANRNHVLRLLDRLRREREVAIVLITHDLGSLAGIADRIVVLYHGRVVEEGPAARVLLEPTHPYTQRLIASVPSIDGPRPIYARSTT, translated from the coding sequence ATGACCGCGCTGGAGGTGGACGGCGTCGAGGTCCGGCTGGGCCGCCGCGCGACGACGCCCATCCTGCACGGCGTCGACCTCACCGCGCGCTCCGGCGAGATCGTCGGGCTGATCGGCGAGACCGGGTCCGGCAAGACGACGCTGGCCCGGGCGGTGGCCGGGCTGGCGTCGTTGCACGCCGGCGCCGTCCGCGTCGACGGCACGCCGGTGTCCGGGCTGCGCGGCGCCGAGCTGCGGCGGTTCCGCCGCAGTGGGAGCGTCCAGTACGTGTTCCAGGACCCGCTGCGCTCGCTCGACCCGGACGTGACGGTGCTCGACTCCGTCGCCGAAGGACTGGCGATCCGCGGCGACGGCCAGGGCGCGGACCGGCGGGCGCGCGCCGTCACCGCGCTGGAGCAGGTCGGGCTGGACCCCGCGCTCGGCGACCGGCTGCCTGGACGGCTCTCCGGCGGCCAGCGCCAACGCGTCACGATCGCCCGCGCGCTCGCCGTCGGCCCCCGGGTGCTGCTGCTGGATGAGCCGGTCAGCGCGCTGGACGCGGCCAACCGCAACCACGTGCTGCGGCTGCTGGACCGGCTGCGGCGCGAGCGCGAAGTGGCGATCGTGCTGATCACGCACGACCTCGGCTCGCTGGCCGGCATCGCCGACCGGATCGTCGTGCTCTACCACGGCCGTGTCGTCGAGGAGGGCCCGGCCGCGCGGGTGCTGCTCGAGCCCACCCACCCCTACACCCAGCGGCTGATCGCGTCCGTCCCGAGCATCGACGGACCCCGTCCCATCTACGCAAGGAGCACGACATGA
- a CDS encoding LLM class flavin-dependent oxidoreductase, with protein sequence MTLEVLGMVGTKEGSESLGWRPGPVVDAAYLSRFAQAHELAGFDRVLIGYSASSPDGFAIAASVLHRTERLKVLIAHRPGFVQPTLVARKLATLDQLTGGGRVAIHHITGGSEQDQQRDGDYVEKDARYRRTGEFIEVLRRTLTSAEPFDHEGEFYRYTGAFSTVKPATPDGIPVYFGGQSDAAVETGARHTDVYMLFGEPLAATAERIALIRARAAELGRTVEFSLSTRPIVADTEDAAWARAREIYDQAVEVKSRAGTDDGWWGPRRRGGERNAVSSNRLQEHAAVQDVHDERLWFGITKLFGPTGNSTAPVGTPAQVAEALLKYYDLGVTRFLIRGFDPVNDVLRWGEDLVPLLRSGAASRAGTAAA encoded by the coding sequence ATGACACTGGAAGTCCTCGGCATGGTCGGCACCAAGGAGGGCTCGGAGAGCCTCGGCTGGCGCCCCGGCCCGGTCGTCGACGCCGCCTACCTGAGCCGGTTCGCGCAGGCGCACGAGCTGGCCGGCTTCGACCGGGTGCTGATCGGCTACAGCGCGTCCTCGCCGGACGGCTTCGCCATCGCCGCCTCCGTGCTGCACCGGACCGAGCGGCTCAAGGTGCTCATCGCGCACCGGCCCGGGTTCGTGCAGCCGACGCTGGTGGCCCGCAAGCTGGCCACGCTGGACCAGCTGACCGGCGGCGGCCGCGTCGCGATCCACCACATCACGGGCGGCAGCGAACAGGACCAGCAGCGCGACGGCGACTACGTCGAGAAGGACGCACGGTACCGCCGCACCGGCGAGTTCATCGAGGTGCTGCGCCGCACGCTCACGTCGGCCGAGCCGTTCGACCACGAGGGCGAGTTCTACCGCTACACCGGCGCGTTCAGCACGGTGAAGCCCGCGACGCCGGACGGCATCCCGGTGTACTTCGGCGGCCAGTCCGACGCCGCCGTCGAGACCGGTGCCCGGCACACCGACGTCTACATGCTGTTCGGCGAGCCGCTGGCGGCGACGGCCGAGCGGATCGCGCTGATCCGCGCCCGCGCCGCCGAGCTGGGCCGGACGGTCGAGTTCAGCCTGTCGACCCGGCCGATCGTCGCCGACACCGAGGACGCCGCCTGGGCCCGGGCCCGCGAGATCTACGACCAGGCGGTCGAGGTCAAGTCGCGCGCGGGCACGGACGACGGCTGGTGGGGCCCGCGCCGCCGCGGCGGCGAGCGCAATGCCGTCTCGTCGAACCGGCTGCAGGAGCACGCCGCCGTCCAGGACGTGCACGACGAGCGGCTGTGGTTCGGCATCACCAAGCTGTTCGGCCCGACCGGCAACTCGACCGCGCCCGTCGGCACGCCGGCGCAGGTGGCCGAGGCGCTGCTGAAGTACTACGACCTCGGCGTCACGAGGTTCCTCATCCGCGGCTTCGACCCGGTGAACGACGTGCTGCGCTGGGGCGAGGACCTGGTGCCGCTGCTGCGCTCCGGCGCCGCCTCGCGGGCGGGGACGGCGGCCGCATGA
- a CDS encoding cupin domain-containing protein → MSVDSVENGNRVWHGRLEHVRGAGLSSDTAQTSGMKRFEAISGQTVGSSKLWMGRTDVAPATNSGDHHHGEAETAIYVKAGHPVFVFADGDQEIRIETEPGDFVFVPPYVPHREENPSPDEEAVVVIARSTQEGIVVNLPSLWATDGVAADAECAPEVDA, encoded by the coding sequence ATGAGCGTCGACTCCGTCGAGAACGGCAACCGAGTCTGGCACGGGCGGCTCGAGCACGTCCGCGGCGCCGGGCTGTCGTCGGACACCGCGCAGACGTCCGGGATGAAGCGGTTCGAGGCGATCTCCGGCCAGACCGTCGGGTCGTCGAAGCTGTGGATGGGCCGCACCGACGTCGCGCCCGCCACCAACTCCGGCGACCACCACCACGGCGAGGCCGAGACCGCCATCTACGTGAAGGCCGGGCACCCGGTGTTCGTCTTCGCCGACGGCGACCAGGAGATCCGCATCGAGACCGAGCCGGGCGACTTCGTGTTCGTGCCGCCGTACGTGCCGCACCGCGAGGAGAACCCGTCGCCGGACGAGGAGGCGGTCGTGGTGATCGCCCGCAGCACCCAGGAGGGCATCGTGGTCAACCTGCCCAGCCTGTGGGCGACGGACGGGGTCGCGGCCGACGCCGAGTGCGCGCCGGAGGTGGACGCATGA
- a CDS encoding alpha/beta hydrolase, which translates to MSVVETAPGVVAFDPPGGVTARGTVVVLPGRGEHGGVYERFGQRLAADGYVVRALGEGPATASAAGVAVAAVLAVAGLPRPYVLAGSDTGAVLALAVAGPLGADAVVVAGYPVAGGSATAGGSAETGIEARTACPVHAGRLRDDPRFVAAALAGPVPDGGPLDAVEVPVLALHGAADTVSPYRAARAALSAVPGLVLVTLAGGRHDAFNDRSHRTAAAHVVLFLEDLRAGSAVAASERLD; encoded by the coding sequence ATGAGCGTCGTCGAGACGGCTCCCGGTGTCGTCGCGTTCGACCCGCCCGGCGGGGTGACGGCGCGCGGGACGGTCGTCGTGCTGCCCGGGCGGGGTGAGCACGGCGGCGTGTATGAGCGGTTCGGCCAGCGGCTGGCTGCCGACGGGTACGTGGTGCGGGCACTGGGCGAGGGCCCGGCGACGGCGTCCGCGGCGGGCGTCGCGGTGGCGGCCGTGCTGGCCGTCGCGGGTCTCCCCCGGCCGTACGTGCTGGCCGGCTCGGACACCGGCGCGGTGCTGGCGCTGGCCGTGGCCGGCCCGCTCGGCGCCGACGCGGTCGTGGTGGCCGGCTACCCGGTCGCCGGCGGGTCGGCCACGGCCGGCGGGTCGGCCGAGACCGGGATCGAGGCCCGCACGGCCTGCCCGGTGCACGCCGGCCGGCTGCGCGACGACCCGCGGTTCGTCGCCGCGGCGCTGGCCGGCCCGGTGCCCGACGGCGGGCCGCTCGACGCCGTCGAGGTGCCGGTGCTGGCGCTGCACGGCGCCGCCGACACCGTCAGCCCCTACCGGGCCGCCCGGGCCGCGCTGTCCGCCGTGCCCGGCCTCGTGCTGGTGACGCTGGCCGGCGGCCGGCACGACGCGTTCAACGACCGGTCGCACCGCACCGCCGCGGCGCACGTCGTGCTGTTCCTGGAGGACCTGCGCGCCGGTTCCGCCGTCGCCGCCTCCGAACGCCTGGACTGA
- a CDS encoding flavin reductase family protein, producing the protein MSVSADTFRSVFRRYATGVVVITASAGGRPAGLTATSLASVSLDPPLLSFAVSATASAWPSFAAAGSVVVNFLDADQHHIATRFATSGIDRFAAPTAWSRLASGEPVLDDAPSHLRARVTHRLPVGDHVIVVARVVDAAVTAAPATAPLVYHAGAYATVAPAGGQQLGAVGGVPNPRPPTMIIQDRWCRHTPDPG; encoded by the coding sequence ATGTCCGTCAGCGCCGACACCTTCCGCAGCGTCTTCCGCCGGTACGCGACCGGGGTCGTGGTGATCACGGCCTCGGCCGGCGGGCGGCCCGCCGGGCTGACCGCGACGTCGCTGGCGTCGGTCTCGCTCGACCCGCCGCTGCTGTCGTTCGCGGTGTCGGCGACGGCGTCGGCGTGGCCGTCGTTCGCGGCCGCCGGCTCGGTCGTCGTCAACTTCCTCGACGCGGACCAGCACCACATCGCGACGCGGTTCGCCACCAGCGGCATCGACCGCTTCGCCGCCCCGACGGCGTGGTCGCGGCTGGCGTCGGGCGAGCCCGTGCTCGACGACGCGCCGTCGCACCTGCGGGCGCGGGTGACGCACCGCCTGCCGGTGGGCGACCACGTCATCGTCGTGGCCCGGGTGGTCGACGCGGCCGTGACGGCGGCGCCGGCCACCGCCCCGCTGGTCTACCACGCCGGCGCCTACGCGACGGTGGCCCCTGCGGGCGGTCAGCAGCTAGGTGCAGTTGGCGGAGTACCGAATCCACGACCACCCACAATGATCATCCAGGATCGGTGGTGCCGCCACACCCCGGATCCTGGATGA
- a CDS encoding GNAT family N-acetyltransferase has product MTILARADAYVDAVVGLLNRVAAENVMDLDADKECRLVQAYARAVQRGTDPGLPRYAILADDGTVIGYLSGRFSGGLPGRDLSVDEQAAFVSMVVVAKEARGLHHGPNAVRDFAQLARSDAGPDWPSS; this is encoded by the coding sequence ATGACGATTCTGGCTCGAGCAGACGCATACGTCGACGCGGTTGTCGGCCTCCTGAATCGCGTTGCGGCTGAGAACGTCATGGACCTCGATGCTGATAAGGAATGCCGCCTCGTCCAGGCATACGCCCGCGCTGTCCAGCGAGGGACCGATCCGGGCTTGCCGAGGTACGCGATCCTGGCTGACGACGGGACCGTTATTGGCTACCTCAGCGGGAGATTCTCGGGTGGGTTGCCCGGCCGGGACCTTTCCGTTGACGAGCAGGCCGCCTTCGTGTCGATGGTGGTCGTGGCCAAGGAGGCTCGCGGCCTTCACCACGGTCCGAATGCGGTGCGTGATTTCGCCCAGCTGGCTCGATCGGACGCTGGGCCGGATTGGCCTTCGTCTTGA